The proteins below come from a single Sorghum bicolor cultivar BTx623 chromosome 4, Sorghum_bicolor_NCBIv3, whole genome shotgun sequence genomic window:
- the LOC8066458 gene encoding SEC1 family transport protein SLY1, translating into MAALSLRQKQLDLILRMLHLNQPPPPPGAAAEQEEEVYKILVLDTFCLSLLSPLLRVADLRKHGVTLYFPIDKPRQQVADAPAVYFLRPTQANADRVAADAAASLYASFHLNFSSALPRPLLDRLAAATAASGSAHRVARLADQYLDFVSLEDNLFSLAHPRSYVALNDPKAADADIEALVDAIALGLFCVAATLGTVPVIRCPRGGPAEMVAAALDARLRDHLLAKPNLFTEASASVASFQRPVLCLFDRNFDLSVGIQHDWSYRPLVHDVLGLKLNKLKMPADKSGPAKTYDLDGSDAFWVANSWSPFPRVAEEIESQLAKYKQDVDEVNQRTGGSKDGIEFDGTDLIGNTKHLMNAVNSLPELTERKKMIDKHTNIATVLLGHIKERSLDGYCDCENDMLTKGTVDRSALLGLLRGKGTKEDKLRLAVTYLLSFETPVASELEQVEAALREAEVDMSAFQYVKRVKSLNTQFSASSNTATRSNIVDWAEKLYGQSISAVTAGVKNLLSTGRQLALTRTVEALMEGKPNPEVDSYLLFDPRALRSGSGGQFKGPFREAIVFMIGGGNYIEYRSLMELAECSQPSKHVIYGATEIVNGVEFIEQLAELGQKAGLCGGVNNPPPLQ; encoded by the exons ATGGCGGCGCTCAGCCTCCGCCAGAAGCAGCTCG ATCTGATCCTGCGGATGCTGCACCTcaaccagccgccgccgccgcccggcgCGGCCGCGGAGCAAGAAGAGGAGGTGTACAAGATCCTGGTGCTGGACACCTTCTGCCTCTCGCTGCTCTCGCCGCTGCTCCGCGTCGCTGACCTCCGCAAGCACGGCGTCACCCTCTACTTCCCCATCGACAAGCCGCGCCAGCAGGTCGCCGACGCCCCCGCCGTCTACTTCCTCCGTCCCACCCAAGCCAACGCCGACCGCGTCGCCGCAGACGCCGCCGCCTCGCTCTACGCATCCTTCCACCTCAACTTCTCCTCCGCACTCCCGCGCCCGCTCCTCGaccgcctcgccgccgccaccgccgcctccgGCTCTGCCCACCGCGTCGCCCGCCTCGCGGATCAGTACCTCGACTTCGTCTCTCTCGAGGACAACCTCTTCTCCCTCGCCCACCCGCGCTCCTACGTTGCCCTCAACGACCCCAAAGCGGCCGACGCCGACATCGAGGCCCTCGTCGACGCCATCGCGCTCGGTCTCTTCTGCGTCGCGGCCACGCTCGGCACCGTGCCCGTCATCAGGTGCCCCCGCGGAGGCCCCGCTGAGATGGTCGCAGCCGCCCTCGACGCCCGCCTCCGGGACCACCTCCTCGCCAAGCCCAACCTCTTCACCGAGGCCTCAGCCTCCGTCGCCTCCTTCCAGCGCCCCGTGCTCTGCCTCTTCGACAGGAACTTCGACCTCTCCGTGGGGATACAGCACGATTGGAGCTACCGCCCCTTGGTCCATGACGTCCTCGGCCTCAAGCtcaacaagctcaagatgccCGCAGACAAGTCTGGCCCCGCCAAGACCTACGATCTCGATGGCTCCGATGCCTTCTGGGTGGCAAACAGCTGGTCACCGTTCCCCAGGGTGGCCGAGGAGATCGAGTCACAGCTCGCCAAGTACAAGCAGGATGTGGATGAGGTGAACCAGCGCACTGGTGGCAGCAAGGATGGTATCGAGTTTGATGGCACGGATCTCATTGGCAACACCAAGCACCTCATGAATGCCGTGAACTCGCTCCCAGAGCTCACAGAACGCAAGAAGATGATTGACAAGCACACAAATATCGCAACAGTGTTGCTTGGGCACATCAAGGAGAGATCGCTGGATGGATACTGCGACTGCGAGAACGACATGCTCACGAAGGGCACCGTGGACAGGAGTGCGCTGTTGGGCCTCCTCCGAGGGAAGGGCACCAAGGAGGACAAGCTCCGTCTGGCTGTGACCTACCTCCTCTCTTTTGAGACTCCTGTTGCGTCCGAGCTGGAGCAGGTCGAGGCGGCGCTGCGTGAGGCAGAAGTGGACATGTCTGCGTTTCAGTATGTCAAGAGAGTAAAGTCACTGAATACACAGTTTAGTGCCTCGTCAAACACAGCCACCAGGAGTAACATTGTTGATTGGGCAGAGAAGCTGTATGGGCAGTCCATTAGCGCGGTGACGGCAGGGGTAAAGAATCTCTTGTCCACCGGGAGGCAGCTTGCATTGACAAGAACGGTTGAAGCTCTCATGGAAGGGAAGCCGAATCCTGAGGTGGACAGCTATTTGCTGTTTGATCCACGGGCCCTTAGATCAGGAAGTGGTGGGCAGTTCAAAGGGCCATTCAGAGAAGCAATTGTCTTCATGATTGGTGGTGGGAATTACATTGAGTACAGGAGCTTGATGGAGCTGGCAGAATGCTCGCAGCCTTCAAAGCATGTCATATACGGTGCAACCGAGATTGTCAATGGGGTGGAGTTTATCGAGCAACTTGCAGAATTGGGGCAGAAAGCAGGGCTGTGTGGTGGTGTCAACAACCCTCCACCGCTACAGTAA